Proteins encoded by one window of Rhodococcus sp. OK302:
- a CDS encoding MFS transporter, with amino-acid sequence MELETQSLATEADPGGGRRSRIFPWAVFVLIFGLMMSDYMSRQVLSSVFPVLKADWNLSDSQLAALTSVVALMVGVLALPMSLLADRWGRVRSVVLMAVLWSIATVLCAAASNYTQLLGARFLIGFGEAAYASVGLAVMLGVFAPRLHASLGGAFLGSAFFGSVIGVALGGVIADRLGWRAAFLIMAAFGLSLVVLFRIVVSENRLARHAFDQSVAGAPVAAGGRAPISSLFTNASLTCAYIGGGMQFFVAGVLLAWLPSYFNRYHDMDAASAGLAASFFVLLIGAGTVLCGIAADRFGRRRPERRWSAAIAYAVIAMLCLMIGFQLENGPVQLILLGTGAFFCSGFSGATTAVVASLSHPSIHASSFGVGTLANNVFGLALGPVVVGILSDRLGLLGALQWVPLAYVVSIAVLVAGMKLYPAGLRKLASVPLRGSEMEPVVPNTAGVSA; translated from the coding sequence ATGGAACTGGAGACCCAGTCTCTCGCAACCGAAGCCGATCCCGGCGGCGGCCGTCGGTCCAGGATCTTTCCGTGGGCAGTGTTCGTACTGATCTTCGGGCTGATGATGTCGGACTACATGTCCCGTCAGGTCCTCAGTTCGGTCTTCCCCGTCCTCAAGGCCGATTGGAACCTGTCGGACTCACAGCTTGCGGCCCTGACCAGCGTCGTAGCTCTGATGGTAGGCGTCTTGGCGCTCCCGATGTCACTGTTGGCCGACCGTTGGGGCCGCGTCCGTAGCGTCGTCCTGATGGCAGTCTTGTGGAGTATCGCGACCGTCCTGTGCGCCGCGGCGAGTAACTACACGCAGCTGCTCGGAGCCCGTTTTCTGATCGGATTCGGTGAAGCCGCATACGCAAGCGTGGGCTTGGCGGTCATGCTCGGAGTCTTCGCCCCACGACTCCATGCCTCGCTCGGCGGCGCATTCCTCGGTTCGGCATTTTTCGGCTCGGTCATCGGTGTCGCCCTCGGCGGCGTCATTGCCGATCGACTCGGTTGGCGCGCGGCGTTCTTGATCATGGCCGCTTTTGGGCTGAGTCTCGTCGTCCTCTTCCGGATCGTCGTCAGCGAGAATCGCTTGGCGCGCCATGCCTTTGATCAGTCGGTAGCCGGAGCCCCGGTCGCAGCTGGTGGCCGCGCTCCGATCTCGAGCTTGTTCACCAATGCCTCCCTGACGTGCGCATACATCGGTGGTGGAATGCAGTTCTTCGTCGCGGGAGTGCTGCTCGCTTGGCTTCCCAGCTATTTCAACCGCTATCACGATATGGATGCAGCGAGTGCAGGTTTGGCCGCGTCGTTCTTCGTGCTCCTGATCGGAGCCGGAACGGTGCTCTGTGGCATCGCTGCAGACCGGTTCGGGCGTCGACGGCCTGAGCGGCGATGGAGTGCCGCCATCGCGTATGCCGTCATCGCAATGTTGTGTCTGATGATCGGATTCCAGCTGGAGAACGGCCCGGTCCAGTTGATTCTGCTGGGCACCGGAGCGTTCTTCTGCTCCGGGTTCTCCGGTGCCACAACGGCGGTCGTTGCCAGCCTCTCGCACCCGTCGATCCATGCATCGTCCTTCGGCGTGGGCACCCTTGCCAACAACGTCTTCGGCCTGGCGCTCGGTCCAGTCGTCGTCGGAATTCTGTCCGACCGACTGGGACTGCTCGGCGCACTGCAATGGGTCCCCCTCGCATATGTCGTGTCGATTGCTGTCCTCGTTGCCGGCATGAAGCTCTACCCCGCCGGTCTTCGCAAGCTCGCCTCAGTGCCGCTCAGGGGTTCGGAGATGGAGCCTGTAGTACCGAACACAGCCGGCGTTTCCGCATAG
- a CDS encoding trypsin-like serine peptidase produces MLHPRKSILASLACAVLVAVAGTSAAQAAPRADGALTASPVTRDTADISAVSRVTGDAAADQRIVDYWTPERMRNAREPVLTKDASGAVTRTSQSQVAAIDPDEDGIVDGYQPSRIAGKLFYRDPADGEPGSCSGTVVNAPSKSLVLTAGHCLKTGGVNGTPGYFYDQVMFVPNYKYIPQNVPNIYFVADTMAVAQQWSKYGNVGKDLGALVVKRVDGLTLEEHTGRGATFVFDQGAATQRRIITQAYPLDIDNGGTQATCRSTTALATGWSTGGIEIGDCRLSLGASGSGWILNWGDANNQQITGVTSMVATNDGSNFSPYFDNVLNIMYTSMSTMNPSA; encoded by the coding sequence ATGCTCCACCCACGAAAATCGATCCTCGCGTCGCTCGCCTGCGCCGTGCTGGTCGCCGTCGCCGGAACCTCGGCCGCGCAAGCCGCTCCGAGAGCCGACGGCGCCCTCACCGCGTCACCCGTCACCCGGGACACGGCCGACATCTCGGCCGTGTCCCGGGTGACGGGTGACGCGGCCGCCGATCAGCGGATCGTCGACTACTGGACCCCGGAACGTATGCGGAACGCCCGCGAGCCGGTCCTGACCAAGGACGCCTCGGGTGCCGTCACGAGGACCAGCCAAAGCCAAGTGGCCGCAATCGATCCGGACGAGGATGGAATCGTCGACGGTTACCAGCCTTCCCGGATTGCCGGGAAGCTCTTCTACCGCGACCCGGCGGACGGCGAACCTGGGTCCTGCTCGGGCACCGTGGTCAACGCCCCCTCCAAAAGCCTGGTCCTCACCGCCGGCCACTGCCTCAAGACCGGGGGCGTAAACGGGACCCCCGGCTACTTTTACGATCAAGTCATGTTCGTCCCTAACTACAAGTACATACCGCAGAACGTCCCCAACATCTATTTCGTGGCGGACACGATGGCGGTCGCGCAACAGTGGAGCAAGTACGGCAACGTTGGCAAGGACCTCGGCGCCTTAGTGGTGAAGAGGGTGGACGGGCTCACCCTCGAAGAGCACACGGGCAGAGGCGCCACATTCGTGTTCGACCAGGGCGCGGCCACGCAAAGACGGATCATCACCCAGGCGTATCCCCTCGACATTGACAATGGCGGTACCCAGGCGACCTGCCGTTCCACGACCGCGCTCGCCACAGGTTGGTCAACAGGCGGCATCGAAATTGGGGACTGCCGCCTCTCCCTGGGGGCCAGTGGTAGCGGATGGATCCTCAACTGGGGGGACGCGAACAACCAGCAGATAACCGGTGTGACCAGCATGGTGGCCACCAACGACGGAAGCAACTTCTCGCCGTACTTCGACAACGTCCTCAACATCATGTACACCTCCATGAGCACGATGAATCCGTCTGCCTGA
- a CDS encoding 3-keto-5-aminohexanoate cleavage protein yields the protein MHFHDDALFPENQDKLVITVAPYGPEWAVEDFPEDLPLTMDEHIQQAVDCYEAGASVLHIHVRELDGKGSKRLSKFNELLGRLREAVPEMVLQVGGSISFAPEGEGADAKWLSDDTRHMLAELDPKPDQVTIAINTNQMNIGELMTADDIAGTSLARPELQETYREMIIPAGPAWVEEHLRRLQAAGIQPLFALTGIPGLETVERLIRRGVYTGPLNVTWTGIGGGFDGPNPYNIMNFIQRVPDGAALTLESLMRSVLPVNTMAIAMGLHARCGNEDTIWGRKGEKMTSVQQIQQLVRIAGELGREVATGKDAHDIYKIGQTYRDADETLAKLGYAPNRRPGQVGFTHHA from the coding sequence ATGCATTTCCACGACGACGCACTCTTCCCCGAAAACCAGGACAAACTGGTCATCACCGTCGCCCCTTACGGCCCCGAGTGGGCGGTCGAGGACTTCCCCGAGGACCTGCCGCTGACGATGGACGAGCACATCCAACAGGCAGTCGACTGCTACGAAGCCGGCGCGTCGGTGCTGCACATCCACGTCCGCGAGCTCGACGGCAAGGGCTCCAAGCGGCTCTCGAAGTTCAACGAACTCCTCGGACGGCTCCGTGAAGCGGTTCCCGAGATGGTCCTGCAGGTCGGCGGATCGATCTCGTTCGCGCCGGAAGGTGAAGGCGCCGACGCGAAGTGGCTCTCCGACGACACCCGTCACATGCTCGCCGAGCTGGACCCCAAGCCCGACCAGGTCACGATCGCGATCAACACCAACCAGATGAACATCGGGGAGTTGATGACCGCGGACGACATTGCGGGCACGTCCCTGGCGCGTCCGGAACTGCAGGAGACGTACCGGGAGATGATAATTCCGGCCGGTCCGGCCTGGGTCGAGGAGCACCTGCGACGGTTGCAGGCAGCCGGCATCCAGCCGCTGTTCGCGCTGACCGGTATCCCGGGGCTTGAGACCGTCGAGCGGCTCATCCGCCGCGGCGTCTACACCGGACCGCTGAATGTGACGTGGACCGGCATCGGCGGGGGTTTCGACGGACCCAATCCGTACAACATCATGAACTTCATCCAGCGTGTCCCCGACGGTGCGGCACTGACGCTCGAGTCCCTCATGCGCAGCGTGTTGCCGGTCAACACGATGGCGATCGCGATGGGCCTGCACGCCCGATGTGGCAACGAGGACACCATCTGGGGCCGTAAGGGCGAGAAGATGACCTCGGTTCAGCAGATTCAGCAGCTCGTGCGCATCGCCGGTGAACTCGGCCGCGAGGTCGCCACCGGCAAGGATGCCCACGACATCTACAAGATCGGGCAGACCTACCGAGACGCGGACGAGACTCTGGCGAAACTCGGCTACGCACCGAACCGCCGCCCCGGCCAGGTCGGTTTCACCCACCACGCCTAG
- a CDS encoding AraC family transcriptional regulator, which produces MAKVLKVRSSVLNGYVEVAQSLGSDPDPTMRAVGIDPATLATPDAWLAAQVVDELLERTAVVTECETFGVRMAEGRRVSNLGLIGLVAREEPDVRSALTTVLRHMQFHNEAIRPRLVEFNGLVSLQIESETGMALGRQSIELTVAAISRILGTFLPDDWSPLSTCFVHDAPTTLDIHHRVLGPNVAFERDFNGLVLYSSDLDSPNPLSDPLFRPYARQYLDLLAPREDSSVDDRVRDMIEALLPGGGCTASRIARSLGMDRRTLYRHLSKSGQTYSSVVDSVREDLARRHLAQGDRTFTDVAAALGFSDLSAFSRWFRRYFGLSPTAWSAAQEHELDPR; this is translated from the coding sequence ATGGCGAAAGTGCTGAAGGTGCGAAGTTCAGTTCTGAACGGGTACGTGGAGGTAGCGCAGTCTCTAGGCTCGGATCCGGATCCGACCATGCGGGCGGTGGGTATCGACCCGGCTACTCTCGCCACACCGGACGCGTGGCTCGCAGCTCAAGTGGTAGACGAGTTACTCGAGCGCACGGCCGTGGTTACGGAGTGTGAGACCTTCGGGGTCAGGATGGCAGAGGGGCGACGAGTCTCGAATCTCGGACTGATCGGGTTGGTCGCCAGGGAAGAGCCCGACGTCCGCAGTGCCCTCACAACAGTGTTGCGTCACATGCAGTTTCACAACGAGGCCATTCGACCACGGCTCGTCGAGTTCAACGGACTTGTGTCTCTGCAGATCGAGTCGGAAACCGGTATGGCACTCGGACGTCAGTCGATCGAACTGACCGTCGCTGCCATTTCCCGGATACTCGGCACATTTCTGCCAGATGATTGGAGTCCGCTGTCTACCTGCTTCGTCCACGATGCGCCGACGACACTCGACATCCACCACCGCGTGCTGGGACCTAACGTCGCGTTCGAGCGGGACTTCAACGGTCTGGTGCTCTATTCCAGTGACCTGGACTCACCGAATCCCTTGTCGGATCCACTATTTCGGCCCTATGCACGGCAATATCTGGATCTGCTCGCGCCGCGGGAGGACTCGTCTGTTGACGACCGTGTGCGCGATATGATCGAGGCGCTCCTACCTGGTGGGGGGTGCACGGCGAGCAGGATCGCGCGCAGTCTAGGCATGGACCGGCGCACCTTGTATCGGCACTTATCCAAGTCGGGTCAGACTTACTCGTCCGTCGTCGATTCCGTGCGTGAGGATCTTGCGCGGCGACATCTCGCACAGGGTGACCGAACCTTCACCGATGTTGCTGCAGCACTAGGATTTTCGGACCTGAGTGCATTCTCGCGGTGGTTCCGTCGATACTTCGGTCTGAGTCCGACGGCGTGGTCCGCCGCACAAGAGCATGAACTCGACCCGCGGTGA
- a CDS encoding SDR family NAD(P)-dependent oxidoreductase: MQLLDKVALVTGAAQGLGRSIALAMAREGANLVLCDLQEDKLAEVSAEIEALGRKSLALRCDVSSKDQVVETFARAAEHFGTVHILVNNAALVPNSPADEDRRSKHYAYVTTPMERQSMGITSSLTDEDWLKWWNVNVHGVFYCTREALKYMEPQGYGRIINIASIAGISTGSTHSPGYSAAKAAVVSLTKTVALDVAGAGIYVNAIACGGVLTPPFQAYLDNATEDEKRNLYQMIPVGRLGRPEEYASLAVYLAGENHYLVGQIISPNGGVVI, encoded by the coding sequence ATGCAGCTACTCGACAAGGTCGCCCTCGTGACCGGAGCAGCACAGGGATTGGGCCGTTCCATCGCCCTCGCCATGGCACGCGAAGGCGCCAACCTCGTCCTGTGCGACCTGCAAGAGGACAAACTGGCGGAGGTCTCCGCCGAGATCGAGGCGCTGGGCCGCAAGAGCCTGGCGCTGCGTTGCGACGTTTCGTCCAAAGATCAGGTCGTCGAGACGTTCGCCCGAGCCGCCGAACATTTCGGCACCGTTCACATCCTGGTCAACAATGCTGCCCTGGTGCCGAACTCGCCGGCGGATGAGGACCGGCGCAGCAAGCACTACGCCTACGTCACCACGCCGATGGAACGCCAGTCCATGGGTATCACCAGCAGCCTTACCGACGAAGACTGGCTCAAGTGGTGGAACGTCAACGTCCACGGCGTCTTCTACTGCACCCGTGAAGCATTGAAGTACATGGAGCCTCAGGGCTACGGCCGCATCATCAACATCGCCTCGATCGCCGGCATCTCTACCGGGAGCACGCACAGTCCCGGCTACTCAGCCGCCAAGGCCGCTGTTGTGAGCCTGACCAAGACAGTTGCTCTCGATGTCGCCGGCGCCGGAATCTACGTCAATGCCATCGCGTGCGGAGGAGTTCTCACCCCTCCCTTCCAGGCGTATCTCGACAACGCCACCGAGGACGAGAAGCGCAACCTGTACCAGATGATTCCCGTCGGCCGCCTAGGAAGACCGGAAGAATATGCCTCCCTCGCCGTCTACCTGGCGGGCGAGAACCACTACCTGGTCGGTCAGATAATCAGCCCCAACGGCGGCGTGGTCATCTAA
- a CDS encoding AMP-binding protein encodes MTNGLTMDDYPLSLTAVVERAEQFHSTKDVVTRRPDGSIARTTLGACARRARRLATALADLGIGDGDKVATLLWNQAEHLEMYFAVPSMGAIVHTLNPRLHADELTFIVGDAQDRVIVVDESLLEVFDSFRLTHHFDHVIVVAHDRPAPAGMLDYETLIDTAEPMIWPLIDERQAGAMCYTSGTTGRPKGVVYSHRAIVLHSMAVALPDALGVSAQDTLLPVVPMFHVNAWGLPYAAALLGARLVLPGPKLDAVSVLDLIETEKVTMTAGVPTVWMAMLDALDAEPQRWDLRHLDRLIVGGAAAPRSLLEGFDRHGLTVVQAWGMTETSPMGTVSRLPEDLENCDDNTKYDFRARQGVAMPFFDIRARDEDDGFIEWDDVAMGELEVRGPWVASGYHNGTGADSFTDDGWFRTGDIVRIDHRGCIRICDRSKDLVKSGGEWISSVDLETTSWRTRRLQRPR; translated from the coding sequence GTGACCAATGGCTTGACCATGGACGACTACCCCCTATCACTGACCGCTGTGGTCGAGCGCGCCGAACAATTCCACAGCACCAAAGACGTCGTAACACGCCGACCCGACGGCAGCATCGCCCGCACCACCCTCGGCGCATGCGCACGCCGGGCACGAAGGCTGGCGACCGCCCTGGCCGACCTCGGCATCGGGGACGGCGACAAAGTCGCAACCCTGCTGTGGAACCAAGCCGAGCACCTCGAAATGTACTTCGCCGTTCCCTCAATGGGAGCGATCGTGCACACCCTCAACCCGCGCCTGCACGCGGACGAGCTGACCTTCATCGTCGGCGACGCCCAGGACCGGGTGATCGTCGTCGACGAATCCCTACTCGAGGTATTCGACAGCTTCCGACTCACACACCACTTCGACCATGTCATCGTCGTTGCCCACGATCGACCGGCGCCGGCGGGAATGCTCGACTACGAAACCCTCATCGATACCGCCGAACCAATGATTTGGCCTCTCATCGACGAACGACAGGCCGGCGCAATGTGTTACACGTCCGGCACCACCGGCCGACCCAAAGGCGTCGTCTACTCCCACCGTGCGATCGTGCTCCACTCGATGGCCGTCGCACTACCCGACGCGTTGGGCGTATCGGCACAGGACACCCTGCTGCCCGTGGTGCCGATGTTCCACGTCAACGCCTGGGGACTTCCCTACGCCGCCGCACTCCTCGGTGCCCGGCTGGTGCTACCCGGACCGAAACTGGACGCCGTCAGCGTGCTCGACCTGATCGAGACCGAGAAGGTCACCATGACCGCGGGAGTTCCGACTGTGTGGATGGCGATGCTCGACGCCCTCGACGCCGAGCCGCAGCGCTGGGACCTACGCCACCTCGACCGGTTGATCGTCGGCGGAGCAGCGGCACCACGCAGCCTGCTCGAGGGATTCGACCGCCACGGTCTGACGGTTGTGCAGGCCTGGGGCATGACCGAGACTTCTCCGATGGGCACCGTCAGCCGCCTCCCGGAAGACCTCGAAAACTGCGACGACAACACAAAATACGACTTCCGGGCCCGACAGGGTGTCGCGATGCCGTTCTTCGACATCCGTGCCCGGGACGAGGACGACGGGTTCATCGAATGGGACGACGTCGCCATGGGTGAGCTCGAAGTGCGTGGCCCCTGGGTGGCGTCCGGCTACCACAACGGCACGGGCGCAGACAGTTTCACCGATGACGGCTGGTTCCGCACCGGGGACATCGTCCGCATCGACCACCGCGGCTGCATCCGGATCTGCGACCGCTCCAAGGACCTCGTCAAGTCCGGCGGCGAGTGGATCTCCTCGGTCGATCTCGAAACCACCTCATGGCGCACCCGTCGGTTGCAGAGGCCGCGGTGA
- a CDS encoding HAMP domain-containing sensor histidine kinase encodes MVSALSAAVVIAAIGIACAVFLRVNGSAQLDRTLDSVVLSVAAETTIAETSELPSAGTPEPAVTAPGDHVAESDTVRTETLAGTTVRARDVPVNGTDGTYLAVTVPEDTLSQAIRQQQWQVAAAAVAAIAVAAGLGWLLAGRAVRPLQRLAAATRTVGDDPSNVLANVRGAREAEELSDAITHMLGRMQQARNRTQEALRAARDFAAVSAHELRTPLTSMRTDLEVLATMPLSDEQRAEIVRDVLATQREVETTLTDLERLAVGELSDVADHEEFDLVDLADRCVQESARRLPDLEIELCGPDALTVRGIPSGLRLVLDNAITNALRHGHAERVRITLAENGAHGIAVTVDDDGIGIPERERAGMFVRFTRGSAAQVEGSGLGLALIAQQAALHGGTAGLSESPLGGTRLRLRLPQPPHSVG; translated from the coding sequence ATGGTGTCGGCACTGTCCGCGGCCGTCGTCATCGCCGCGATCGGTATCGCATGCGCCGTGTTCCTGCGAGTGAACGGATCCGCTCAGCTCGACCGCACACTCGACTCGGTGGTGCTGAGCGTGGCCGCCGAGACGACGATCGCGGAAACCTCGGAGCTCCCGAGCGCGGGGACCCCGGAGCCGGCGGTGACCGCACCCGGCGACCACGTCGCCGAATCCGACACGGTCCGAACGGAAACCCTGGCGGGGACGACCGTGCGCGCCCGCGACGTCCCGGTCAACGGCACAGACGGCACGTACCTCGCCGTCACCGTCCCAGAAGACACACTGTCGCAGGCGATCCGCCAACAACAGTGGCAGGTCGCGGCAGCCGCGGTCGCGGCGATCGCGGTGGCGGCCGGGCTCGGCTGGCTGCTCGCCGGCCGTGCCGTGCGGCCCCTGCAACGGCTCGCTGCCGCCACACGCACTGTCGGGGACGACCCGTCCAACGTGCTTGCGAACGTTCGAGGCGCCCGCGAGGCGGAGGAACTCTCCGACGCGATCACGCACATGCTCGGACGGATGCAGCAGGCGCGTAACCGAACCCAGGAAGCGCTCCGCGCGGCTCGCGACTTCGCCGCGGTGTCCGCCCACGAGCTGCGCACCCCGCTCACGTCCATGCGCACCGACCTCGAGGTGCTGGCGACGATGCCGCTCTCCGACGAGCAGCGCGCCGAGATCGTGCGCGATGTCCTCGCCACGCAGCGTGAGGTCGAGACGACGCTCACGGACCTCGAGCGTCTGGCGGTCGGTGAACTCTCCGACGTGGCCGACCATGAGGAATTCGACCTCGTCGACCTTGCGGATCGCTGCGTGCAAGAGTCCGCGCGGCGGCTACCCGACCTGGAGATCGAACTGTGTGGCCCGGACGCGCTGACGGTCCGCGGGATTCCGTCGGGGCTGCGGCTGGTGCTCGACAATGCGATCACCAACGCGCTCCGTCACGGGCACGCCGAGCGGGTACGGATCACCCTCGCCGAGAACGGTGCTCACGGCATCGCCGTCACGGTGGACGATGACGGTATCGGTATCCCCGAGCGTGAGCGGGCGGGGATGTTCGTCAGGTTTACTCGGGGCTCGGCCGCGCAGGTCGAGGGTTCAGGGCTCGGTCTGGCGTTGATCGCTCAGCAGGCCGCGTTGCACGGCGGCACCGCCGGCCTGTCGGAGAGTCCGCTCGGGGGTACCCGACTGCGGCTTCGGCTGCCTCAACCCCCACACTCGGTTGGCTAG
- a CDS encoding nucleotidyl transferase AbiEii/AbiGii toxin family protein, with protein sequence MFDIVVSSTSNASDLGYRALADLATAAEGLDYRVVGGHMVQLLLLAYPTPEAQKSVRATSDADAGIERPLAIGQDIHHRLLELGYTPQGNRYEKKAADSSADSLAVDLLVPRTSTEKTAILGDRAFDAIPGLNLAMAAEPTMIAANVRLTRGDYLTFAVPVPNPESALVLKALAWKSRNAPKDLTDISSLLELAYLHSESLVWKLNHPDHIRKGDRRDAAHALIMLKTLLTEQRIPPAPSRSEPARMASLIHRLVLNPQDVLAKTDLPN encoded by the coding sequence TTGTTTGACATTGTTGTCTCCTCGACTTCCAACGCGTCAGACCTGGGCTACCGGGCGCTCGCAGATCTAGCGACCGCCGCAGAGGGACTCGACTACCGCGTTGTCGGTGGCCACATGGTTCAACTGCTACTTCTCGCGTACCCCACCCCCGAGGCTCAGAAGAGTGTCAGAGCGACCTCCGACGCCGATGCGGGAATTGAGCGGCCACTCGCCATCGGGCAAGACATCCACCACCGGTTACTCGAACTCGGTTACACCCCTCAAGGCAACAGATATGAGAAGAAGGCAGCCGATTCATCGGCGGATTCACTCGCCGTGGACCTCCTCGTCCCGCGAACGTCAACCGAAAAGACAGCGATTCTCGGCGACCGCGCATTCGACGCCATCCCCGGCCTCAACCTGGCAATGGCAGCCGAACCGACGATGATCGCCGCAAACGTTCGCCTCACACGCGGTGACTACCTGACGTTCGCCGTCCCCGTACCGAACCCGGAATCCGCTCTGGTGCTCAAAGCTCTCGCGTGGAAGTCTCGAAATGCACCCAAAGATCTGACCGACATCTCATCGCTACTCGAACTTGCCTACCTACACAGCGAATCACTCGTGTGGAAGCTCAACCATCCAGACCACATACGCAAAGGCGACCGACGAGACGCAGCCCATGCCCTGATCATGCTCAAAACGCTACTGACAGAACAGCGCATCCCACCCGCACCCTCGCGATCAGAACCCGCACGAATGGCGTCACTGATCCACAGACTCGTTCTCAACCCGCAAGATGTCCTCGCCAAGACTGACCTGCCGAACTAA
- a CDS encoding AMP-binding enzyme, whose protein sequence is MAHPSVAEAAVIAVPDERWGERPLAVLVLRTGMTADTEQLREHLSTEFARWQLPERFEFVSTIPRTATGKFKKRDLRDQFTA, encoded by the coding sequence ATGGCGCACCCGTCGGTTGCAGAGGCCGCGGTGATCGCCGTCCCCGACGAGCGATGGGGTGAGCGGCCGTTGGCGGTACTCGTCCTCCGAACCGGCATGACTGCCGACACGGAGCAGCTTCGTGAACACCTCTCGACCGAATTTGCTCGGTGGCAACTGCCCGAGCGGTTCGAGTTCGTTTCCACCATTCCGCGAACCGCGACCGGCAAGTTCAAGAAGAGGGATCTACGCGACCAATTCACCGCCTGA